In Myotis daubentonii chromosome 6, mMyoDau2.1, whole genome shotgun sequence, a genomic segment contains:
- the LOC132237449 gene encoding DLA class II histocompatibility antigen, DR-1 beta chain-like yields the protein MVCLRFPGGSWVAALMVMLMALSPPLAQARDTPPHFLEQAKSECHFSKGMERVRFLDRYIHNGQEDVRFDSDVGEFRALTELGRPDAEAWNSQEGELERMRTSVDTFCRYNYRLSEGFWMPRQTEPTVTVYPAKAQRLQHHNLLVCSVNGFYPGDIEVRWLRNGQEEEAGVVSTGLIRNGDWTFQTLVMLETVPRSGEVYTCQVRHPSSTSPVTEEWRAQSGSAQNKVLSGAGGFVLGLLFLGAGLLIYFRAQKGHSGLQPTGLLS from the exons atggTGTGTCTGCGGTTCCCCGGAGGCTCCTGGGTGGCCGCTCTGATGGTgatgctgatggcactgagccctcccctggctcaggccagggACACTCCAC CACATTTCCTGGAGCAGGCCAAGTCTGAGTGTCATTTCTCCAAGGGGATGGAGCGGGTCCGGTTCCTGGACAGATACATCCACAACGGGCAGGAGGATGTGCGCTTCGACAGCGACGTGGGGGAGTTCCGCGCGCTGACGGAGCTGGGGCGGCCAGACGCTGAGGCCTGGAACAGCCAGGAGGGCGAACTGGAGCGGATGCGGACCTCGGTGGACACGTTCTGCAGATACAACTACAGATTGTCTGAGGGATTCTGGATGCCTCGCCAAA CTGAGCCCACAGTGACCGTGTATCCTGCAAAGGCCCAGCGCCTGCAGCACCACAACCTCCTGGTCTGCTCCGTGAACGGCTTCTATCCGGGTGACATTGAGGTCCGCTGGCTGCGCAACGGCCAGgaagaggaggctggggtggTGTCCACGGGCCTGATCCGGAACGGGGACTGGACCTTCCAGACCCTGGTGATGCTGGAGACAGTTCCCCGGAGCGGGGAGGTCTACACCTGCCAAGTGCGGCACCCCAGCAGCACCAGCCCTGTCACCGAGGAATGGA GGGCCCAGTCTGGATCCGCACAGAACAAGGTGCTGAGTGGAGCCGGGGGCTTCGTGCTGGGGCTGCTCTTCCTCGGGGCGGGGCTGCTCATCTACTTCAGGGCTCAGAAAG gaCACTCTGGACTTCAGCCCACAG GACTCCTGAGCTGA